Proteins from a genomic interval of Osmia bicornis bicornis chromosome 11, iOsmBic2.1, whole genome shotgun sequence:
- the LOC114877739 gene encoding acyl-CoA synthetase short-chain family member 3, mitochondrial, with product MSFQSLIAGSEILQKDKGIDYIVSPHIPCQKYEEAHKESIENPEKFWGEVAKCVDWSKPWKKVLDNTKQPFTKWFVGGELNACYNAVDRHVYAGNGNKTALIHDSPLTSTIRRVTYNDLMEKTSLLAGALADMGVRKGDVVIIYMPLIPETIIAMLATTRLGAVHSVVFGGFAAKELATRIEHAKPKVIIAASCGLEPTKIVKYTTMLNGALSIITVKKPGCIIFQRRNIWQSPLLEDQYDWDDVINKSKPHPCQPVEANDPLYIMYTSGTTGQPKGILRTVGGHLVVVCWTMKTVYGVDKDSVWWVASDMGWVVGHSYICYGPLVYGATSVMYEGKPDRTPDAAQYFRVIEQHSVNALFCVPTALRVIRRADPDVLLGGKYSTKSLKTIFVAGEFCDNETKLWAEKTFKVPILNNWWQSETGLPITALCLGYGHHPSLPKHSTGPPIPGYHIDILRDDGSKAKAHELARIAIKLPLPPSCMSTLYKADERFKEIYFSRFLGYYDTMDVGYKDEFGYIYVMARDDDVINVAGHRLSTSALEDVVMAHPDVVDAAVIGVPDPTKGEIPLCLYIMKEDTTKNEVQINEELVTRVRNLIGPIASFRIAAAVKALPRTRSGKIIRKSISNLAHSRLVKIPSTIEDVSVYHEIKEVLQKLGYAKLAPDPQLSV from the exons ATGAGCTTCCAGTCGTTAATCGCCGGCTCAGAGATCCTGCAAAAGGATAAAGGAATTG ATTACATCGTAAGTCCTCATATTCCTTGTCAAAAATACGAAGAAGCTCACAAAGAATCCATAGAGAATCCGGAGAAATTTTGGGGGGAAGTTGCGAAGTGCGTGGACTGGAGTAAACCTTGGAAGAAAGTATTAGATAATACTAAACAGCCGTTCACGAAATG GTTCGTTGGCGGTGAACTGAACGCCTGTTACAACGCGGTAGACCGCCATGTTTACGCGGGAAATGGAAATAAAACAGCATTGATCCACGACAGTCCTCTAACATCTACAATTCGAAGAGTAACTTACAATGATCTTATGGAGAAAACATCTTTATTGGCTGGTGCTCTGGCTGACATGGGTGTACGCAAAGGAGATGTAGTAATTATTTACATGCCGCTTATCCCGGAAACCATAATAGCAATGCTGGCGACCACGCGGCTCGGAGCTGTCCACTCAGTAGTATTTGGcg gTTTTGCTGCAAAGGAATTAGCTACCAGGATAGAACACGCGAAACCTAAAGTGATAATTGCAGCTAGTTGCGGTCTGGAACCGACGAAGATCGTCAA GTATACAACGATGCTCAACGGCGCTTTGAGCATAATTACTGTGAAGAAACCAGGATGCATTATATTTCAGAGAAGAAATATATGGCAAAGTCCCTTACTGGAGGATCAGTATGACTGGGACGATGTGATAAACAAGTCAAAACCTCATCCGTGTCAACCTGTTGAAGCAAATGACCCTTTGTACATCATGTATACATCAGGGACAACAG GTCAACCAAAAGGAATTCTGAGAACAGTTGGCGGTCACCTGGTTGTCGTTTGTTGGACAATGAAGACAGTTTATGGTGTAGACAAGGATTCTGTTTGGTGGGTAGCCTCGGATATGGGCTGGGTCGTTGGCCATTCTTACATTTGTTATGGACCTCTTGTCTACGGTGCGACAAGCGTTATGTACGAAGGAAAACCTGACAGAACACCGGATGCAGCGCAATACTTTAG AGTAATAGAACAGCACAGTGTAAACGCGTTGTTCTGCGTACCCACTGCATTGCGGGTAATAAGACGCGCTGATCCAGATGTACTGTTGGGTGGAAAATACTCTACTAAGTC TTTAAAAACTATATTTGTTGCTGGAGAATTCTGCGATAACGAGACGAAATTGTGGGCTGAGAAAACGTTCAAAGTTCCCATATTGAACAACTGGTGGCAATCGGAAACTGGTCTCCCTATCACAGCACTATGCTTAGGATACGGTCATCATCCTAGTTTACCAAAACACAGTACTGGCCCTCCAATTCCTGGTTACCATA TTGACATTTTACGGGACGATGGTAGCAAGGCAAAAGCACATGAATTAGCAAGAATCGCCATAAAATTACCTTTACCACCTAGTTGCATGTCCACTCTTTATAAAGCTGATGAAAGATTCAAAGAAATATACTTCTCAAGGTTTCTG GGTTACTACGATACCATGGATGTCGGTTACAAAGATGAGTTTGGATACATCTACGTGATGGCACGGGACGACGATGTAATCAACGTAGCTGGTCACAGGCTGTCCACCTCTGCCCTCGAAGACGTCGTTATGGCTCATCCTGATGTTGTGGATGCAGCTGTGATTGGGGTACCAGACCCTACTAAAGGAGAAATTCCTTTATGCCTTTATATAATGAAAGAAG ACACAACAAAGAACGAGGTACAAATCAACGAGGAACTGGTAACACGTGTAAGAAATTTAATTGGCCCCATAGCATCGTTTAGAATAGCTGCTGCTGTCAAAGCATTGCCTAGAACACGTTCAGGGAAGATTATTCGAAAATCTATCTCCAACTTAGCACATTCGAGACTGGTTAAG ATACCAAGTACAATAGAGGATGTATCGGTGTATCATGAAATCAAAGAGGTACTTCAAAAACTTGGATACGCTAAACTAGCACCTGATCCTCAATTATCAGTGTAA
- the LOC114877745 gene encoding myosuppressin produces MSSTVMIFFLVMTMAVFYNVSAALPTQCSPGFLDDLPPRIRKVCAALSRIYELGSEMESYIDDKENHITGFHESIPLLDSGVKRQDVDHVFLRFGKRA; encoded by the exons ATGAGTTCAACAGTAATGATCTTCTTCTTGGTAATGACCATGGCGGTCTTCTACAACGTATCTGCAGCTTTACCCACCCAATGTAGCCCTGGATTCCTCGACGACCTTCCACCAAGGATTCGCAAAGTTTGCGCCGCCTTATCCAGGATATACGAACTTGGTTCCGAGATGGAAAGCTATATTGATGATAAAGAAAATCACATAACAG GATTCCATGAGAGTATCCCATTGTTGGATAGCGGCGTTAAAAGACAGGATGTTGATCATGTTTTCTTACGCTTTGGAAAACGTGCTTAG
- the LOC114877746 gene encoding LOW QUALITY PROTEIN: C2 domain-containing protein 5 (The sequence of the model RefSeq protein was modified relative to this genomic sequence to represent the inferred CDS: inserted 1 base in 1 codon) — protein sequence MPGKIKVKVLAGRNLPVMDRSGDTTDAYVELKFGNITYKTDVCRKSLNPQWNSEWYRFEVDDSELQDEPLQIRLMDHDTYSANDAIGKVYINLNPLLLPGVPPTVKNIWTLEAAMNTNTGSQSGSVMTGWIPVYDTMHGIRGEVNIIVKVELFSDFNKFRQSSCGVQFFYSPNIPHGYHTQSIHGFVEELVVSDDPEYKWIDKIRTPRASNEARQTLFFKLSGEVQRKIGLKALDLGGNAVIGYLQNFDLEGESGIVARGIGTAVTLVKLHDTLTFSSDNIEEAYFSQHKAQKECTGLNESMSLYSVSPANIPDPHIMNTRVTRKKHNLPYRIRALRSPKRIVRVTKYSCYELKGRKNKESSSEASSLKTASVSYPALTESVVQDASIRMMLALEDERGESSKKXLNVRMRKLKRLFSSSDTDAKSSNPLLNTSARSSIVSTYNPYKENLLKNDKAKTGVAALLIKTIHSVPLENVKEDNEISTTPTNNIKEHENQMKVDTGTNKIVKSEVKVKEDHDSSFEENTSTSNNLSDDSSLDSTSYNILNDTKFSTDEELEASNVLTKKLTRTNSFPQMRAKSLKIRLQNIDSDTCPLHESSTPTLFKCLSMNQISYDSEFSMNSRIKKNEHVGTMTANDVVSESIAGSSELNKYINNKPLQYQQNIHSSQDSNFPLATSTPEEIRPPFFLETQSKFTIHPTDSEKCDTSKEYTVITIPENNENYILDNTEYDTSTDLNNTKHSDLLYADDSEVSVSAYSLLQSASDTESRDKKIMFKKIDEEVDNEKLEEQNISLSTQSLPSLKQFQVSTVESSAKEDMNSRVSIESKTSSSAESLIQSSSNEIYDVAHQNRQRRMLDLINIIDTKMMVQPEHLNHNSGGRFRMKKRDKVYKNFNPEDLRKTLHNQFLRKHIRNYKQAEVMHSYQFPLNESVPTSITPDSSSCNSSLENIIIQPHLCRTESYHLNEGFFTKRSTADLKFHEIAARELTADTPSSDSLKNHSGIIEMKELKPNDTNISISPTSVDHAVHNSHSICNIEDVSSHNESTNITNTANSCVSYPSPNHRQQDEASLSPSYPLPAVPSMVSKVCQLPTTKAQPTVSLHRRSSDSDLSITPKGNSFGTNDKSMTGLLKTSTAVIRTMNQDAFEMLEYPFITMQQYPPGFILHIGGLVSSRSVKLLERISNLEEPESRDSWWKEVRMEVRSHARALACNVVIGYREETSICDDVCVLNAYGTAAVINFHNPSQDSDNVFVSSKGQLGSGTNSAETEKAQQKSVPIKVEKSDTDTSVPTSTNQTIKVRHISESKDHEVQFYSKCSLCHLAYNEASVPFRVNVSKCSVCKRARVPDVMFTTIELPDNLSTTGRGCIIQATACKAKKDLRGELNAKEISDCLPFLEYELHSLLLNKLKVKGMNAIFGLKLQVSVGERLIIGMAVGTAVFVTALPTPSIPQIASGNSWHKEEQLAEIQKTLVETVKQNREFYRLKPAVDVENGRVTTSDTDESDDELPDLDFGVGPRDTCVLEVDDIEDMDRISLLMDDRPPEDFHVVNTQTIPGLDELEIVRNLQMFTQISRTKIPAGQFASMPSKYFTKLLQSVYFKLRRMIPCALCDMQFKLALPEPDEIQFTVIGMALGLGDPVKMNKLKKKPMSHSVSKDQVKKSDDSDMIFNIDVDHTEISSDNASSNNFSSGLIYTPSLKLRTRSPLRSKHQTIYKHKHVPLKGRYGVDITPLSYLPGGRIERYLGNLNFFFIRESTSIRENGGLSGFTHSFVMEVLAIVRAHITALGGNAMVAFFMTKCVLLHSPHKNQGQCLINVGGDVVSVSYFTDEKQGGASNC from the exons ATGCCGggtaaaataaaagtaaaagtatTGGCAGGGCGCAATTTACCCGTAATGGATCGCTCAGGCGATACAACGGATGCATATgtagaattaaaatttggCAATATAACGTACAAAACCGATGTATGCCGAAAATCCCTGAATCCTCAGTGGAATTCAGAATGGTATAGGTTTGAGGTTGACGATTCTGAATTGCAAGATGAACCATTGCAGATTAGATTAATGGATCATGACACGTATTCTGCAAATGATGCGATAGGCAAagtttatataaatttaaatccaTTGTTGCTACCTGGAGTACCTCCTACTGTTAAAAACATTTGGACGTTAGAGGCAGCTATGAATACCAATACCGGTTCTCAGAGTG GTTCAGTCATGACTGGATGGATACCAGTGTACGATACAATGCATGGTATTCGCGGTGAAGTTAACATTATTGTTAAAGTAGAATTGTTTtcagattttaataaattcagacAATCCTCGTGTGGagtacaatttttttatt CACCAAATATACCTCACGGATATCATACTCAAAGTATTCATGGTTTTGTAGAAGAGCTAGTTGTAAGTGACGATCCAGAGTACAAGTGGATTGATAAAATAAGAACACCCAGAGCTTCCAATGAGGCCAGGcaaactttattttttaaattaagcGGAGAAGTTCAAAGAAAAATTGGATTAAAAGCTTTGGATCTTGGTGGGAACGCTGTTATAGG ATACTTACAAAATTTCGATTTGGAAGGTGAATCTGGTATTGTAGCTCGGGGTATAGGTACAGCTGTTACCCTTGTGAAGCTACACGATACCTTAACTTTTTCATCTGACAATATTGAAGA GGCATACTTTTCACAACACAAAGCACAAAAGGAATGTACAGGACTGAATGAGAGTATGTCATTATATTCCGTCTCTCCTGCGAACATCCCTGATCCTCATATCATGAATACGCGAGTCACCCGCAAGAAACACAACCTACCATATCGTATAAGGGCATTAAGAAGTCCTAAACGAATTGTAAGAGTGACAAAATACTCATGCTATGAATTGAAAGGCAGAAAGAACAAAGAATCGTCATCAGAAGCAAGTAGTTTAAAGACAGCTTCCGTTTCTTATCCGGCTTTAACTGAATCAGTCGTCCAGGATGCATCTATTAGAATGATGTTGGCTCTGGAAGATGAAAGAGGAGAAAGtagtaaaa tattgaatgttCGCATGAGAAAGTTAAAGAGATTGTTTAGTTCGAGCGATACAGATGCTAAAAGTAGTAATCCTCTTTTAAATACTTCAGCTAGATCTTCTATAGTGAGTACATATAATCCATATAAAgagaatttattgaaaaatgataaagcTAAGACGGGAGTAGCTGCGCTTTTGATAAAAACAATACATAGTGTACCTTTGGAGAATGTTAAAGAAGACAATGAAATATCAACGACACCTACTAATAATATAAAGGAACATGAAAATCAGATGAAAGTAGATACTGGTACAAATAAAATTGTCAAGTCAGAAGTAAAAGTAAAGGAAGATCATGATTCTTCATTTGAAGAAAATACATCTACTTCTAATAATCTGTCAGATGATTCTTCACTTGATAGTACTagttacaatattttaaatgatacAAAGTTTTCGACCGATGAAGAATTAGAAGCAAGTAACGTATTAACGAAGAAGCTTACTAGAACTAATAGTTTTCCTCAAATGAGAGCAAAATCGCTAAAAATTAGATTGCAAAATATAGACAGCGACACGTGCCCTCTTCACGAAAGCAGTACACCTACACTGTTTAAATGTTTATCCATGAATCAAATATCATATGATTCAGAATTTTCTATGAATTCACgaataaagaaaaacgaaCATGTAGGAACAATGACTGCAAATGATGTTGTATCCGAGTCCATTGCAGGTTCATCAGAATtgaataaatacataaataacaAACCTTTGCAATATCAACAAAATATACACAGTTCACAAGATTCTAATTTTCCATTGGCGACGAGTACTCCGGAGGAAATTCGTCCTCCCTTTTTTCTAGAAACTCAATCTAAATTTACTATTCATCCTACCGATTCTGAGAAATGCGATACATCTAAAGAATACACCGTAATCACTATACcagaaaacaatgaaaattatatactCGATAATACTGAATATGATACTTCTACCGATTTGAATAATACCAAACACAGTGATTTATTGTATGCTGATGATTCTGAAGTATCTGTCTCAGCATATTCTCTATTGCAAAGTGCAAGTGATACTGAAAGTAGAGATAAGAAGATAATGTTTAAAAAGATAGATGAAGAAGTAGACAATGAAAAGTTGGAAGAACAAAATATAAGTTTATCAACACAATCACTCCCATCTTTAAAACAGTTTCAAGTATCTACTGTAGAGTCCAGTGCAAAAGAAGATATGAACAGTAGAGTCAGTATAGAATCAAAAACTTCGTCTAGTGCTGAAAGTTTAATACAGTCGTCGAGTAATGAAATATACGATGTAGCACACCAGAATAGACAGCGTCGCATGTTAgatttaattaacataattgaTACAAAGATGATGGTACAACCAGAACATTTAAACCATAACAGTGGTGGTCGATTTAGAATGAAGAAACGAGACAAAGTATATAAGAATTTTAATCCTGAGGATTTAAGGAAAACTTTACACAATCAGTTTTTAAGAAAACATATTCGGAATTATAAACAAGCAGAAGTTATGCACTCGTACCAATTTCCTTTAAACGAATCTGTACCAACATCAATTACACCTGATTCCTCTTCCTGTAACTCCTCTCTAGAGAATATAATCATTCAACCACATTTATGCAGAACTGAGTCGTATCATTTAAACGAAGGCTTTTTCACCAAAAGATCTACAGctgatttaaaatttcatgaaattgcTGCCAGAGAATTAACTGCAGATACTCCTAGCAGCGATTCACTTAAAAATCATAGCGGTATAATAGAAATGAAAGAACTAAAGCCAAATGATACTAACATTTCAATCTCACCTACATCTGTAGATCATGCGGTACATAATAGTCATAGCATTTGTAATATAGAAGACGTATCGAGTCATAACGAGTCTACTAATATTACTAACACTGCTAACTCGTGTGTGTCCTATCCTTCTCCCAATCATAGGCAACAGGACGAGGCATCTTTGAGTCCATCTTACCCACTTCCGGCTGTTCCTTCTATGGTCTCAAAAGTATGTCAGTTACCAACAACTAAGGCACAACCTACTGTATCATTGCATCGAAGATCCAGTGATTCTGATTTGAGCATTACTCCAAAAG GTAATTCTTTTGGCACAAATGATAAATCAATGACTGGATTATTAAAAACATCAACTGCTGTTATAAGAACTATGAATCAGGATGCATTTGAAATGTTAGAGTATCCATTTATCACAATGCAACAGTATCCACCAGGATTTATTCTTCATATTG GTGGCCTTGTAAGTTCAAGGTCAGTGAAGCTTCTAGAAAGAATTAGCAATTTGGAAGAACCTGAGAGTCGTGATTCCTGGTGGAAAGAGGTCAGAATGGAAGTTAGATCACATGCAAGAGCATTAGCCTGTAATGTCGTTATTGGATACAGAGAAGAAACTAGTATTTG CGATGACGTCTGTGTACTGAATGCTTATGGCACTGCAGCAGTAATCAATTTTCACAATCCCAGTCAGGATTCAGACAATGTTTTTGTCAGCAGCAAAGGACAGTTAGGTTCAGGTACAAATTCTGCGGAGACAGAAAAAGCTCAACAAAAATCGGTACCtataaaagtagaaaaaagTGATACCGATACGTCCGTGCCTACTTCAACGAATCAAACTATCAAAGTAAGGCATATATCAGAGAGTAAAGATCACGAGGTTCAATTTTACAGTAAATGTAGTTTGTGCCATTTGGCATATAACGAGGCAAGTGTACCGTTTCGCGTGAACGTTTCAAAGTGTTCTGTTTGTAAGCGTGCCAGAGTACCGGATGTGATGTTTACGACTATAGAATTACCGGATAATCTATCGACAACAGGAAGAGGATGTATCATACAAGCTACCGCGTGTAAAGCCAAGAAAGATCTTAGAGGAGAACTGAATGCCAAAGAGATTTCAGACTGCTTGCCATTCCTGGAATACGAATTGCACAGTTTACTTTTAAACAAGCTGAAAGTGAAAGGAATGAACGCGATATTCGGTTTGAAGTTACAAGTCTCTGTTGGAGAACGACTGATAATTGGCATGGCTGTAGGTACTGCCGTTTTTGTAACCGCATTACCTACACCGTCCATTCCGCAGATCGCATCTGGAAATTCTTGGCATAAAGAGGAACAGTTAGCAGAGATCCAGAAGACTTTAGTGGAGACTGTTAAACAGAACAGAGAGTTTTATCGACTTAAACCAGCTGTA GACGTTGAAAATGGACGAGTTACAACATCCGACACCGATGAATCGGACGATGAATTGCCTGATTTAGACTTTGGCGTAGGTCCAAGAGATACGTGTGTATTAGAAGTAGACGACATCGAGGATATGGATAGAATTTCTTTACTGATGGACGATCGACCACCTGAAGATTTTCATGTAGTAAATACTCAAACAATTCCTGGTCTAGACGAATTGGAGATTGTAAGAAATTTACAGATGTTCACTCAAATCTCAAGAACAAAAATTCCTGCTGGACAATTTGCATCTATGCCTTCAAAGTATTTCACCAAGTTACTACAG TCAGTATACTTTAAGTTAAGAAGAATGATTCCCTGTGCACTATGTGATATGCAATTTAAATTGGCACTACCCGAACCAGATGAGATACAGTTTACAGTAATCGGTATGGCTCTTGGGTTAGGAGATCCTGTAAAAATGAACAAACTGAAAAAGAAACCAATGAGCCACTCTGTGAGCAAAGATCAAGTTAAAAAATCAG aTGACAGTgatatgatatttaatattgacGTAGATCATACCGAAATTTCATCAGACAATGCATCCAGTAATAATTTCTCCTCTGGTCTAATTTATACGCCATCACTGAAATTGCGAACGCGATCGCCTTTGCGTTCAAAACATCAAACAATATACAAACATAAACAT GTGCCTTTAAAGGGAAGATACGGCGTGGACATAACACCTTTGTCTTATTTACCTGGTGGTCGTATCGAGAGGTATCtaggaaatttaaatttcttcttcattCGTGAGAGCACATCTATCAGAGAA AATGGTGGTTTAAGTGGGTTTACGCACAGTTTCGTAATGGAAGTATTAGCAATTGTTCGCGCACATATAACAGCATTGGGAGGAAATGCAATGGTAGCATTTTTCATGACTAAATGTGTGCTTCTTCACAGTCCTCACAAAAACCAA GGTCAGTGTCTGATCAATGTCGGTGGAGATGTGGTATCCGTGTCGTATTTTACGGATGAGAAACAAGGTGGAGCTTCAAATTGCTGA